One genomic segment of Chitinophaga sancti includes these proteins:
- a CDS encoding MgtC/SapB family protein produces MDAFMHLDAAPIALKMAVSTGIGMLVGMERKWSQKEAGIRTFSIVALLGMLSAVISEQFIIISMIGVFLLVIAINARSLLTEKQVEITTSAALIVNCVLGILVGLGHIFTPVAGAIVMTMLLAWKSELNKFAGGLLPSEIRSAILLGLIGFVIYPILPDKYIDRWELFNPSDAWISIIAIAGIGFVNYVFLRIFSTSGLYLGAVFGGLVNSSATVAEMSSRVQTSGLSSKMTTLCMLTTIAMFARNLVIATLFSPASLSSTLIPLLAMSIVAALFIWRDKIHQTQMTEDTGTLKLASPISLPKVLWFGLLFILIQVGGTLLTRVFGSYGLLATGVFGGLVSSASTTAAAATMAMHNRISPALAGNVAILSSLASAVVNLPLVWRNIQDKGVVRKLTIELLVVLGVGIILVILDRTFQLSEMLLKL; encoded by the coding sequence ATGGATGCATTCATGCACTTAGATGCGGCGCCCATCGCTTTGAAAATGGCAGTTTCCACTGGCATCGGCATGCTGGTGGGCATGGAAAGAAAATGGTCTCAAAAAGAGGCGGGTATCCGTACATTCTCAATAGTAGCCTTACTGGGTATGCTAAGTGCCGTGATCAGCGAGCAGTTTATAATTATCTCCATGATTGGCGTATTTCTGCTGGTCATTGCTATTAATGCACGGAGTCTGCTGACGGAAAAACAGGTTGAAATCACGACCTCTGCTGCCCTCATTGTTAATTGTGTGTTAGGGATTCTCGTGGGATTAGGCCATATCTTCACCCCTGTGGCTGGTGCGATTGTAATGACAATGCTGCTGGCCTGGAAATCAGAACTGAATAAATTTGCCGGGGGATTGCTGCCATCAGAAATCAGAAGTGCCATTTTGCTGGGATTGATCGGCTTTGTCATTTATCCTATCCTGCCTGATAAATATATTGATCGCTGGGAACTTTTCAATCCCAGTGATGCCTGGATCAGCATCATTGCCATTGCGGGTATTGGCTTTGTGAACTATGTATTTCTGCGGATCTTCAGTACGAGTGGATTGTACCTGGGTGCGGTATTCGGAGGATTGGTGAACAGTAGTGCCACCGTGGCAGAAATGAGCTCGCGGGTGCAAACATCAGGTCTCAGTTCGAAAATGACGACACTCTGCATGCTGACCACCATAGCCATGTTTGCCCGTAACCTGGTGATTGCCACCTTATTTTCTCCGGCCTCTTTATCGTCTACCCTGATTCCATTACTAGCCATGTCTATAGTGGCCGCTCTTTTTATATGGAGAGATAAGATCCATCAAACCCAAATGACGGAGGATACCGGCACGCTAAAACTTGCCTCTCCTATTTCATTGCCTAAGGTATTATGGTTTGGCTTATTGTTCATCCTGATCCAGGTAGGTGGCACCTTGCTGACAAGGGTATTTGGCTCATATGGTTTACTGGCTACCGGTGTATTTGGGGGATTGGTGAGTAGCGCCAGTACGACGGCCGCAGCAGCTACCATGGCCATGCACAACAGAATAAGTCCGGCGCTGGCAGGGAATGTAGCAATACTATCCTCGCTGGCAAGTGCAGTGGTAAACCTGCCGCTAGTCTGGAGAAATATCCAGGATAAAGGAGTGGTGAGAAAGCTTACGATAGAGTTGCTGGTTGTGCTGGGTGTAGGTATTATTTTAGTGATACTGGACAGGACCTTCCAGCTCTCAGAAATGCTTTTGAAATTATAG
- a CDS encoding DUF4974 domain-containing protein, giving the protein MPLNKKSSIWLFIILVLVLGANLIGRWYFKLGKKPALASFREAQVNYTAHEGSMGTRTSLTLPDSTEILLNGNSTLLVPDNYAQTHTLLLDGEAWISTKHAIKLVTNILTITNNAPASFRIRCFEAQQGATAYLGSGTVQVAKSYHSTTDNQAETLGIGNMVLANKEIDLMEKETYQPAELDHWLKGELTFSNVPFMNAMHTLEEWYGTEIYVDGDVSGLPAVNGSFPDQSLEQVLQTMQKSMSFSYQFKGDRVKLKVK; this is encoded by the coding sequence GTGCCTTTAAACAAAAAGTCCAGCATATGGCTGTTTATCATTCTCGTTCTTGTCTTAGGCGCCAATTTAATTGGCAGGTGGTATTTCAAACTGGGGAAAAAGCCGGCCCTGGCATCATTCAGAGAGGCGCAGGTCAATTATACCGCTCATGAGGGGAGCATGGGTACCCGTACCTCCCTTACACTGCCAGATAGTACTGAGATATTGCTGAATGGGAATTCTACCCTGCTGGTACCTGACAACTATGCACAAACACATACCTTATTGCTGGATGGGGAAGCCTGGATCAGCACTAAACATGCTATCAAGCTGGTTACCAATATTCTCACTATCACCAATAATGCCCCTGCCAGTTTCAGAATTCGCTGCTTTGAAGCACAACAGGGGGCAACTGCTTACCTGGGTAGCGGTACGGTACAGGTAGCTAAATCCTACCATTCTACTACTGATAATCAGGCAGAAACGCTAGGTATAGGCAATATGGTGCTGGCGAACAAAGAAATAGACCTGATGGAAAAGGAGACCTACCAGCCTGCAGAACTGGATCATTGGCTGAAAGGCGAATTGACCTTTTCCAATGTACCGTTTATGAATGCAATGCATACACTGGAAGAGTGGTATGGTACGGAAATTTATGTAGATGGAGATGTGTCGGGGTTACCTGCTGTAAATGGAAGTTTTCCTGATCAGTCACTGGAACAGGTGTTGCAAACGATGCAAAAATCAATGTCTTTTTCCTATCAGTTCAAAGGAGACAGGGTGAAATTGAAGGTAAAGTAA